A DNA window from uncultured Methanoregula sp. contains the following coding sequences:
- a CDS encoding zinc-ribbon domain-containing protein codes for MAYPDLYNDESVLLNALNVKVKSVTFEAVLTTKRLILVDSKKHLIAPQEILLATLRNVESGENAIRDPTITLSLITNSGATRQMILTFFKASGGDRRRECDEWIRLLKQNISPTFQQTVHAPHDIPPPEPAPEFVPQPETPPTPRIEIANAPQPKKKIEIARPIMKIVENPPSMPKPVETTSLPVGSFCNRCGNRVPPESAFCNRCGTPVVRDPDQVPPAEPVPEVAAPVTAPPVSPPPSAIPQLHVPIPPPVFGSAAGERKERPIEQVIHSIEPLIEDSVPRTEPAPLIQRPVSTLVTPAQPTEPAPEPAAHAEPAPAPDSGTVQWPVITPAGTESPAPAPAVPETPAPVPPPAPPAPKASGRKKVVAIALAAIIILAIIGSAILFMNPQGTPSTVMPTTTTTIPTTAPAVTATATPTETVAVIAPVATPMQTTTTAAQQVIPSSGVWIRIIYPGIYSATFGTPGAESTRTDTGDHVYQVFTSTGIVVASVQKVDASGQEIQVEVYKDGNQVAKKSTTAPKGIVEIQADLKPTPTPTTLTPVPVTTTGTISAGANSTANSTQATP; via the coding sequence ATGGCATATCCTGATCTCTACAATGATGAATCTGTACTCCTGAATGCGCTGAACGTCAAGGTCAAATCGGTGACGTTCGAGGCCGTCCTCACAACAAAACGGCTGATCCTTGTCGACAGTAAAAAACACCTTATCGCACCCCAGGAGATCCTTCTTGCAACCCTACGGAATGTCGAAAGCGGGGAGAACGCTATCCGCGATCCGACCATCACCCTGTCCCTTATCACCAACAGCGGGGCAACAAGGCAGATGATCCTGACATTCTTCAAGGCATCCGGCGGGGACCGGAGGCGCGAATGCGACGAGTGGATCCGGCTTCTCAAACAGAACATCTCGCCAACCTTCCAGCAGACGGTTCACGCACCCCACGATATACCTCCCCCGGAGCCGGCACCGGAATTTGTTCCCCAGCCGGAGACTCCGCCGACACCACGCATCGAGATCGCCAATGCCCCCCAGCCCAAGAAAAAGATCGAGATTGCCCGCCCGATCATGAAAATCGTTGAGAATCCGCCATCCATGCCAAAACCGGTCGAGACCACGTCCCTTCCGGTTGGCTCGTTCTGCAACCGGTGCGGGAACCGGGTTCCCCCGGAATCTGCCTTCTGCAACCGGTGCGGAACCCCGGTTGTCCGGGATCCTGACCAGGTTCCCCCGGCAGAACCGGTCCCCGAAGTGGCAGCTCCCGTGACTGCACCACCGGTTTCCCCGCCACCCTCTGCGATTCCCCAGCTGCATGTCCCAATTCCCCCGCCGGTCTTTGGTTCTGCCGCGGGCGAACGCAAAGAGCGGCCTATCGAGCAGGTCATCCATTCGATCGAACCGCTGATCGAGGATTCGGTCCCGAGGACCGAGCCCGCGCCCCTGATTCAGAGGCCGGTCTCGACCCTGGTGACTCCCGCTCAGCCGACGGAACCTGCACCGGAGCCGGCTGCTCACGCAGAACCGGCACCGGCTCCAGATTCCGGCACGGTCCAGTGGCCGGTCATCACCCCTGCCGGCACCGAATCTCCGGCACCAGCCCCGGCTGTACCGGAAACCCCTGCACCGGTTCCTCCCCCGGCGCCGCCTGCGCCAAAAGCATCCGGCAGGAAGAAGGTTGTTGCAATCGCTCTTGCAGCGATCATCATCCTTGCAATCATAGGAAGCGCCATCCTGTTCATGAACCCCCAGGGAACACCCTCAACCGTAATGCCGACAACTACCACAACAATACCAACCACGGCGCCGGCAGTTACCGCAACAGCAACCCCGACAGAGACGGTCGCGGTAATTGCTCCGGTTGCAACGCCAATGCAGACTACCACGACCGCAGCGCAGCAGGTAATACCTTCGAGCGGGGTCTGGATCCGGATCATTTACCCGGGGATCTATTCAGCAACGTTCGGGACGCCCGGGGCAGAGAGCACCCGGACCGATACCGGCGATCACGTGTACCAGGTCTTCACCAGTACCGGCATAGTTGTCGCATCCGTCCAGAAAGTCGATGCGTCCGGCCAGGAGATCCAGGTTGAAGTGTACAAGGACGGGAACCAGGTTGCGAAGAAATCCACAACTGCCCCGAAAGGAATCGTTGAGATCCAGGCAGACCTCAAACCAACGCCCACACCAACAACCCTGACACCGGTGCCGGTTACGACGACCGGCACAATATCCGCAGGCGCGAATTCCACGGCAAACAGTACCCAGGCAACCCCGTAA
- a CDS encoding KUP/HAK/KT family potassium transporter, whose product MGDRATSSNIVKSLGLVFGDIGTSPIYTVGAILLFLLPTTYNIFGLLSLITWTLFIVITAQYIWLAMSLSDKGEGGIIVLKKIIDSLIKPGIAASVVSVLTLVGIALFIGDGVITPAISILSAVEGILLIPGFGETSQMTLLVIAAAIAIGLFFFQRKGSDKVAWAFGPVMAIWFVALAVTGIIAIIGAPQVLFALSPTFAISFLLENGWASLIVMSAVILCVTGGEALYADMGHLGREPIIKGWMIVFPALVLNYLGQGAYVLMTENTHNVLFSMIHHICPLLFIPFLILSVCATVIASQAMISGMFSIVYQGMSTRIFPKMKIEYTSPELRSQIYIDAINWMMLIAVLVVMFEFGSSENLSAAYGLAVSGAMMISAVMMTIIFFLKRNPVTMLCAMALIVIDFFFFISTLLKIPHGAYFSFILAAIPLILTIAYIRGQSRLHEILQPIRYEDFISKYRESYAALPKIRGTALFFINDVRYLSPYLGQVFFQNEIIYENNVFVSIRISEKPFGIETTLDKDNAPGLQVFTIKAGYMEVIDIIALLESEGIEEKTIFYGIETIISDRFFWKIYGIIKKISPPFVQFYTLPQEKMHGVVTRVVM is encoded by the coding sequence ATGGGTGATCGAGCCACTTCTTCCAACATCGTCAAATCCCTCGGCCTTGTCTTTGGGGATATCGGGACAAGCCCGATCTACACGGTCGGGGCCATCCTGCTCTTCCTGCTGCCGACAACATACAATATCTTCGGGCTGCTCTCCCTGATCACGTGGACCCTTTTTATTGTCATCACCGCCCAGTACATCTGGCTTGCCATGTCCCTCTCGGACAAGGGCGAGGGTGGCATCATCGTCCTCAAGAAGATCATCGATTCCCTGATCAAACCGGGAATTGCCGCATCGGTAGTATCCGTCCTGACGCTTGTCGGGATCGCCCTCTTTATCGGCGACGGGGTCATCACACCGGCCATCAGTATTCTCTCCGCGGTTGAGGGCATCCTGCTCATTCCGGGATTCGGGGAGACCAGCCAGATGACCCTCCTTGTTATTGCCGCCGCCATCGCCATCGGGCTCTTCTTCTTCCAGCGGAAAGGAAGCGACAAGGTGGCCTGGGCGTTTGGTCCGGTCATGGCGATCTGGTTTGTCGCGCTTGCCGTTACCGGCATCATCGCAATCATCGGGGCCCCGCAGGTACTCTTTGCCTTGAGCCCGACCTTTGCCATCTCGTTTTTACTCGAGAACGGGTGGGCCTCGCTCATCGTCATGTCGGCTGTCATCCTCTGCGTTACCGGGGGGGAAGCCCTGTATGCCGACATGGGCCATCTCGGCCGCGAACCGATCATCAAGGGCTGGATGATCGTCTTTCCCGCGCTCGTGCTCAACTATCTCGGCCAAGGCGCATATGTCCTGATGACCGAGAACACGCACAATGTCCTGTTCTCGATGATCCACCATATCTGCCCGCTCCTGTTCATCCCGTTCCTTATCCTGAGCGTCTGTGCAACGGTCATCGCCTCGCAGGCAATGATCTCCGGCATGTTCTCCATCGTATACCAGGGCATGAGCACCCGGATCTTCCCGAAGATGAAGATAGAGTACACGTCTCCCGAGCTCCGGTCCCAGATCTATATCGATGCCATCAACTGGATGATGCTCATCGCGGTCCTGGTCGTCATGTTCGAGTTCGGATCCTCCGAGAACCTTTCTGCAGCCTATGGCCTTGCCGTTTCAGGGGCTATGATGATCTCGGCGGTCATGATGACGATCATCTTCTTCTTAAAAAGGAACCCGGTCACCATGCTCTGCGCCATGGCCCTCATTGTCATAGACTTCTTCTTCTTCATCTCAACGCTCCTGAAGATCCCCCACGGCGCCTACTTCTCGTTCATCCTTGCCGCGATCCCGCTCATCCTCACGATCGCGTACATCCGGGGCCAGAGCCGGCTCCATGAGATCCTGCAGCCGATCCGGTACGAGGATTTTATCTCAAAGTACCGGGAGAGTTACGCAGCACTCCCGAAAATCCGGGGCACGGCCCTCTTCTTCATCAACGATGTCAGGTATCTCTCGCCCTATCTCGGCCAGGTCTTCTTCCAGAACGAGATCATCTATGAGAACAATGTCTTTGTCTCGATCCGGATCTCCGAGAAACCCTTCGGGATAGAGACCACGCTGGATAAGGACAATGCCCCGGGCCTCCAGGTATTCACGATAAAAGCCGGGTATATGGAAGTGATCGATATCATCGCACTCCTGGAAAGCGAGGGAATCGAGGAGAAGACGATCTTCTATGGTATCGAGACTATCATCTCGGACCGGTTCTTCTGGAAGATCTACGGGATCATCAAGAAAATCTCGCCCCCGTTCGTCCAGTTCTACACGCTGCCCCAGGAGAAGATGCACGGGGTCGTGACCCGGGTTGTAATGTAA
- the thiI gene encoding tRNA uracil 4-sulfurtransferase ThiI, with the protein MKKQWLIRYSEIFLKSDPVRRQWENTLIANIREVMPRIHVRNERGRIWLDGDVNPALIKNIFGIVSFSEVEHIRLDEIESFLPDYCRRHGIGSAKTFALRVKRVGKHEFSSNDKAIEYGDLVREAFPRLKVNLAKPDKEIHVEIREGEVYLYDEVTRGPGGLPLGVEGTLVALVSGGIDSPVAAWMMMRRGCRILPLFVALDSFLDETAIARAERVVGTLAQYQPGIRLAVIHDSYLAAAKQELTGRNLEKYTCIFCKRRMYRVATAFAEKAGSKGIVTGESLGQVASQTLDNLVVLTDAASTLPIHRPLIGYDKEDTIRLAREIGTFPESISRASGCAAVPAGPSTKANLSTIREIEETMAASRLPLPV; encoded by the coding sequence ATGAAAAAACAATGGCTCATCCGTTATTCCGAGATCTTTCTCAAGTCCGACCCGGTCCGGCGCCAGTGGGAAAATACTCTCATTGCCAATATCCGGGAAGTGATGCCCAGAATCCATGTCCGGAACGAGCGGGGCAGGATCTGGCTTGACGGCGACGTGAATCCTGCGCTCATCAAAAATATTTTCGGGATCGTCTCGTTCTCGGAAGTGGAGCATATCCGGCTCGATGAGATCGAATCCTTCCTTCCGGATTATTGCCGGCGCCACGGGATTGGGAGTGCGAAGACCTTTGCTCTCCGGGTAAAACGCGTGGGAAAGCACGAATTCTCTTCCAATGACAAGGCAATCGAGTACGGCGATCTTGTCCGGGAAGCATTCCCGCGCCTGAAAGTGAATCTTGCAAAACCGGACAAGGAAATTCATGTCGAGATCCGGGAGGGCGAGGTTTACCTTTACGATGAAGTAACCAGAGGCCCCGGGGGACTTCCGCTCGGCGTGGAAGGAACGCTCGTGGCGCTGGTGTCCGGCGGGATCGATTCCCCGGTTGCGGCCTGGATGATGATGCGGCGCGGATGCCGGATCCTCCCGCTCTTTGTCGCGCTCGATTCGTTCCTTGACGAGACCGCCATTGCCCGGGCAGAACGGGTTGTCGGGACCCTTGCACAGTACCAGCCCGGCATCCGCCTTGCGGTGATTCACGATTCCTATCTTGCAGCGGCAAAGCAGGAGCTCACCGGTCGCAATCTTGAGAAATATACCTGTATCTTCTGCAAGCGCCGGATGTACCGCGTGGCAACCGCGTTTGCAGAAAAAGCCGGATCCAAAGGGATCGTGACCGGCGAATCGCTCGGGCAGGTGGCAAGCCAGACGCTCGATAACCTGGTTGTCCTGACCGACGCGGCCTCAACGCTTCCCATCCACCGGCCGCTCATCGGGTACGACAAGGAAGATACGATCCGGCTGGCCCGGGAGATCGGGACATTTCCGGAATCCATCTCCAGAGCCTCGGGATGTGCGGCTGTCCCGGCCGGGCCGTCCACCAAAGCGAACCTCTCAACCATCCGGGAGATCGAGGAGACGATGGCTGCTTCCCGTCTCCCCCTTCCGGTCTGA
- a CDS encoding DUF1894 domain-containing protein, which produces MGCIENLKYEMILPLGASFKECREYVEKNSREFWYVDPGYKLFDEYIIGLPPIALGIDGSRIIFPYTKPCHGTYLLAIEDADEAARVRKSARKKK; this is translated from the coding sequence ATGGGCTGCATCGAGAACCTGAAGTACGAGATGATCCTCCCGCTCGGGGCGTCCTTTAAGGAATGCCGCGAGTACGTGGAGAAGAATTCCCGCGAGTTCTGGTACGTGGATCCCGGCTACAAGCTCTTCGATGAGTACATCATCGGCCTGCCGCCCATTGCACTCGGGATCGACGGGTCCCGTATCATCTTTCCCTATACCAAGCCCTGCCATGGCACGTACCTGCTGGCAATCGAAGATGCTGATGAAGCAGCCCGCGTCCGGAAGTCTGCCCGGAAGAAAAAGTGA
- a CDS encoding DUF1890 domain-containing protein yields the protein MTQSSQNTVPATALLVLGCPEVPVQQALALHIADRLKQQGTKVLAAGNPAVLNLLKVSDPGRHYLSDTQVLETCIKEIVEKKPAFDLCIVFAHSDAGISYAATMQHLLPSSRIVVIIFGKDPEALANAAGFSCETIVEKAVHNPVQLKRKINEVFGWAASRT from the coding sequence ATGACCCAATCCTCCCAAAACACCGTACCGGCTACTGCGCTTCTCGTTCTCGGATGCCCGGAAGTTCCCGTGCAGCAGGCCCTTGCGCTTCATATCGCGGACCGGCTGAAACAGCAGGGAACAAAAGTACTGGCTGCTGGCAACCCGGCAGTTCTTAATCTCCTGAAAGTATCCGATCCCGGAAGACATTATCTTTCAGATACGCAGGTACTGGAGACCTGCATTAAGGAGATTGTTGAAAAAAAACCGGCCTTCGATCTCTGCATTGTCTTTGCCCACAGCGATGCCGGGATCTCGTACGCGGCAACCATGCAGCATCTCCTGCCATCCTCCCGCATTGTTGTCATCATCTTTGGAAAAGATCCTGAGGCGCTGGCAAATGCTGCCGGTTTCTCGTGCGAGACGATTGTTGAGAAAGCTGTTCACAATCCCGTGCAGCTGAAACGGAAGATAAACGAGGTGTTCGGATGGGCTGCATCGAGAACCTGA
- a CDS encoding threonyl-tRNA synthetase editing domain-containing protein, which yields MRILSIHASRMWYHATKKTKMAEATDVRKDRMDECVVLFCCVEKLDEKDPDQVIRSATAGVKKRLAMLRVNRVLIYPYAHLTSTLGRPEVALKILTGLESALLREDVEVKRAPFGWYKEFEIRGKGHPLADLSMTICPYEKTECDFTCPYCHHPFKEGDAQTACSCTEACSGKSPSPGKIS from the coding sequence ATGAGGATCCTCTCCATCCACGCCTCCCGCATGTGGTACCATGCAACGAAGAAGACAAAGATGGCGGAGGCAACGGATGTCCGAAAGGACCGGATGGATGAATGCGTTGTCCTCTTCTGCTGCGTAGAGAAACTCGACGAGAAGGACCCGGACCAGGTCATCCGGAGTGCAACCGCGGGAGTAAAAAAACGTCTGGCCATGCTCCGCGTGAACCGGGTCCTGATCTACCCGTATGCCCACCTGACAAGCACGCTTGGGAGACCGGAGGTTGCGCTGAAAATTCTCACGGGCCTGGAATCTGCCCTGCTCCGGGAAGATGTTGAAGTGAAACGGGCCCCGTTCGGGTGGTACAAGGAGTTCGAGATCCGGGGCAAGGGCCATCCTCTTGCCGATCTCTCCATGACCATCTGCCCGTACGAGAAAACCGAATGCGATTTTACCTGCCCGTACTGCCACCACCCGTTCAAGGAGGGCGATGCACAAACGGCCTGTTCCTGCACAGAAGCCTGCTCCGGAAAATCCCCGTCCCCTGGAAAGATTTCATGA
- a CDS encoding homoserine O-acetyltransferase encodes MIKGSAGIVKTQTYHYNAPLVLESGESLPSVTIAYETYGRLSREKSNAILVCHALSGDAHVAGFHEGDDKPGWWDAVIGPGKALDTDRYFVICSNVIGGCKGSTGPASTNPATGKPYGAKFPVITIRDMVKAQKLLIDHLKISQLYAVVGGSMGGMQALQWSVDFPGLMKKVVVIAATGYSTPQQIAFNEVGRKAIISDPDWNNGNYYGKALPAHGLALARMVGHITYLSNESMHEKFGRALQGKDRRGFDFSTDFKVESYLHHQGDTFTRRFDANSYLYVTKAVDYFDLTKDGSLATGLAGVKAAFLVISVSSDWLYPPYQSQEIVSALTANEIDVRYSDIRSNFGHDAFLLESGQINYLVGTFLSRTVVGDVMIHNVQTIEEGTTIAVTARRMINAGVNHLPVLSASGQLAGIVTSWDIAKAVASNFLWLDEIMSRDVVTTTPGEPIEAAAKKMEEHAISALPVVDDKGHVIGLITVDAISVLVGRGTP; translated from the coding sequence ATGATCAAAGGATCCGCAGGAATTGTGAAAACCCAGACCTATCACTATAATGCCCCGCTCGTACTGGAAAGCGGGGAGTCCCTCCCTTCTGTTACTATCGCCTACGAGACCTATGGCCGGCTCAGCCGCGAGAAGAGCAATGCCATCCTTGTCTGCCACGCCCTCTCCGGCGATGCGCATGTTGCAGGATTCCATGAAGGCGATGACAAGCCCGGCTGGTGGGATGCCGTCATCGGCCCCGGCAAAGCGCTGGACACCGACCGGTATTTTGTCATCTGCTCGAACGTGATCGGGGGCTGCAAGGGCTCGACCGGCCCGGCGTCCACGAACCCTGCAACCGGGAAACCCTATGGCGCAAAGTTCCCGGTCATCACGATCCGGGACATGGTAAAAGCCCAGAAGCTGCTCATCGATCATCTGAAAATCAGCCAGCTCTACGCGGTTGTCGGCGGATCCATGGGCGGCATGCAGGCACTCCAGTGGTCTGTCGATTTTCCCGGACTCATGAAAAAAGTTGTCGTGATAGCGGCAACCGGGTACTCGACTCCCCAGCAGATCGCGTTCAACGAAGTCGGGAGGAAGGCGATAATCTCCGATCCCGACTGGAACAATGGCAATTATTACGGGAAGGCTCTTCCTGCGCACGGCCTGGCTCTTGCCCGGATGGTAGGGCACATCACGTATCTCTCGAACGAGTCCATGCACGAGAAGTTCGGCCGGGCCCTGCAGGGAAAGGACCGGAGAGGCTTTGACTTCTCCACGGACTTCAAGGTCGAGAGCTACCTCCACCACCAGGGCGATACGTTCACCAGACGGTTCGATGCAAACTCCTACCTGTACGTGACCAAGGCTGTCGATTACTTCGACCTGACAAAGGACGGGTCGCTTGCCACCGGCCTTGCCGGTGTGAAAGCCGCATTCCTTGTCATCTCGGTTTCGTCCGACTGGCTCTACCCGCCTTACCAGTCGCAGGAGATCGTCTCTGCCCTGACCGCAAACGAGATCGATGTCCGGTACTCCGATATCCGATCCAATTTCGGGCATGATGCCTTCCTGCTCGAATCCGGCCAGATCAATTATCTTGTCGGAACATTCCTCTCCCGTACGGTTGTCGGGGATGTGATGATCCATAACGTGCAGACCATCGAGGAGGGAACAACAATCGCGGTGACCGCCCGGCGGATGATAAACGCCGGTGTCAACCACCTGCCGGTCCTCTCGGCAAGCGGGCAGCTCGCGGGGATCGTCACCTCATGGGATATTGCAAAAGCCGTTGCTTCCAACTTCCTCTGGCTGGATGAGATCATGTCCCGGGACGTGGTGACGACAACGCCCGGTGAGCCGATCGAAGCTGCTGCAAAGAAGATGGAGGAGCATGCCATCTCCGCTCTTCCGGTGGTGGATGACAAAGGGCACGTCATCGGGCTCATCACGGTCGATGCCATCAGCGTCCTTGTCGGGAGAGGAACCCCATGA
- a CDS encoding aminotransferase class I/II-fold pyridoxal phosphate-dependent enzyme, with protein MTKKKFHLGTTALHAGQVPDPTTGSRVVPLYQTSSYVFKNTEHAASLFGLRELGNIYTRLMNPTTDVFEKRMAAIEGGTGAIATASGAAAITYAILNLTRPGDEIVSADNLYGGTYEFFHYQLEKFGRHVVFVDSADPEAFRQAITARTKAVYAETIGNPKLDVPDFAKIAQIAHDAGLPFIVDNTTGVGLVRPIDHGADIVVHSATKYIGGHGNSLGGVIVDSGRFAWNNGKFPEFTEPDPSYHGLKYWDTFGNFPGLGNVAFVFKIRVSLMRDTGAVLSPFNAWLFLIGLETLHLRVPRHSENALAVAQFLKNHPKVAWVNYAGLEGNPNHELTKRYLTGGYGPIVGVGIKGGEKKSRQFIDNLKLFSNLANIGDSKSLVIHPASTTHQQLTAEEQKKTGVSPELVRLAIGTEDIEDLIADLAQALEATS; from the coding sequence ATGACAAAAAAGAAATTCCATCTCGGAACCACTGCACTCCATGCAGGGCAGGTGCCCGATCCGACAACCGGATCCCGGGTAGTGCCGCTGTACCAGACCTCATCGTACGTGTTTAAGAACACGGAACATGCCGCCAGTCTCTTCGGACTCAGGGAGCTCGGGAACATCTATACCCGGCTCATGAACCCGACCACGGACGTTTTCGAGAAGCGGATGGCCGCAATCGAAGGCGGGACGGGAGCGATTGCAACCGCATCGGGAGCCGCGGCCATAACGTATGCGATCCTGAATCTCACCCGGCCGGGTGACGAGATCGTCTCGGCCGACAACCTGTACGGGGGAACGTACGAGTTCTTCCACTACCAGCTCGAAAAGTTCGGCCGGCATGTCGTCTTTGTTGACTCGGCCGATCCCGAGGCCTTCCGCCAGGCGATAACGGCCAGGACAAAGGCGGTCTATGCCGAGACCATCGGCAACCCGAAACTGGATGTCCCCGACTTTGCGAAGATAGCACAGATCGCCCACGATGCCGGTCTCCCGTTCATCGTTGACAACACGACCGGGGTTGGTCTCGTCCGCCCGATCGATCACGGCGCGGATATCGTTGTCCACTCGGCTACCAAGTATATAGGCGGCCACGGCAACTCGCTCGGCGGTGTTATCGTAGACTCCGGCAGGTTTGCCTGGAACAATGGAAAGTTTCCCGAGTTCACCGAGCCCGACCCGAGCTATCACGGGCTGAAGTACTGGGATACGTTCGGGAACTTCCCGGGCCTTGGCAATGTCGCGTTTGTCTTCAAGATCCGCGTCTCCTTAATGAGAGATACCGGCGCCGTGCTCAGCCCGTTCAATGCCTGGCTCTTCTTGATCGGCCTTGAGACCCTGCACCTGCGGGTTCCCCGCCACTCGGAAAATGCGCTCGCCGTTGCACAGTTCCTTAAAAACCACCCGAAGGTAGCCTGGGTGAACTATGCAGGACTCGAAGGCAACCCGAACCACGAGCTGACGAAGAGATATCTCACCGGGGGATACGGCCCTATTGTCGGTGTCGGCATCAAAGGCGGAGAAAAGAAATCGAGGCAGTTCATCGACAACCTGAAGCTCTTCAGCAATCTTGCCAACATCGGGGATTCAAAGAGCCTTGTCATCCACCCGGCCTCCACAACCCACCAGCAGCTGACGGCCGAAGAGCAGAAGAAGACCGGCGTTTCGCCGGAACTTGTGCGCCTTGCAATCGGTACCGAGGACATCGAGGACCTCATAGCCGACCTGGCGCAGGCACTGGAAGCAACATCGTGA